The stretch of DNA CGCGCGCCGCAGCCGGTGAGCACCGCGGCCATCGCATCGCGTTCGGGCGGCGTCACCCAGAGCCGGTATGCCACTTTCACTTCCACCTGCCGTGCCACGTACGTGCAGCGGTACGCCGCCAGCGGGGGCAGCCACGTCGACGCGTCGGCATCGCTCTTGCGCTGATTGGTGGGTCCGTCCACCGCCTGCAGATTGCGTGGATCGTTCGCGAGGTCGGCCCGCGTCTGCGCGTCGAGGAGCTGTGCGCCCTTCTGCCACGCGTCCGACAGCGCCACCACGTGATCGATCTGCACGGCGTCCGACGTCTTCGTGCCGCGGGTGAACGCAATGATGGTGCCCGTGTAGAGATCCCGCAACGTGCCCGACTGCACCACGCAGTCGCGGGTGCGGTCCCGCGACGTGATGTCGACGAGGTCGCGGCGCAGGATGTCGTTGCGGGTGTCGCAGCCGTTGCGTCCGAGCGCGACCGAGACGTTGTCGGTCCAGCTGGCGCCGAACAGCTCCCGGTCGTACCCCGTCTTCGGTGCCCTGCCCTTCACCTCGAGGGTGGCCAGTTGGGTGTACGCCGTCTGTATCTGTTGTGCGTCAGTGGCTTCCGACGGCGCGGCCGGTCCGGTTCCGGAGGCGAGGGTGCCGTCGGGGTCCGGCGAGAGCATCGTGACGAGCACGACGACGAGCAGGCCGGCGAGGATCCAGGGCCACTTGGTTCTGATGGTCGTGATGATGGAGCCGGTGTTCGGTACCGCGGAGCGGGGCATGAATCTCTCCTGAAATCAACGCTGTTCGTCATTTCTATCAGGAGTGACCCGGCAAACCGGTGAGCGACCCGGTTTACGTGGCGGTGCCGTGCAGCAGCGGAATCAGCAACTCGTCGTCGCTCAGCGCACCGTGCTGCCCGGGGAGGGCGGACAGCCGCGACTCCGCCTTGCGTCGGACCACCGCGACGCCGCCCTGCGCGATGGCGACGACATCTCCGATGCGGCCCTGCACCTCGGATCGCACGGCGGGACCGAACAGTCCCGCGGTGACGGCCTCGTCCCGGGTGCCGATCCACATGCGGTGTCCCAGTTCGCTCTTCCACCGTTCTGTGACGTCGTGCGCGGCTCCGGCTTTCGTGTGCACGTGCCGGCACCGCGGTTCGCCCGCGAGTGCCACCACGCCGTCGGAAAGGGCGGGGGTGGCGTCGAAGTCGATCTTGTCGGCGTCGTCGACGGTGACCATGCCGTGGTCGGCGGTGACGTGGAGCGCGGCGCCCGGTTGCGCGGTCGCGAGTTCGGCGGCGAGTCTCTCGACGAGGCGGTCGACGAGCTCGAGTTGGTGCAGCCACGGTTCGGATCCCGGACCGTAGATGTGCCCGAGGGTGTCGATCTCGCTGAGATAGCAGTAGGTGAGCGTCCGCTCGCCGGATCGGACCGCGGTCACGACGTGTGCGATCAGGTCGCCGTACGCGTGTATTCCCGCGAACGCCCCGCCGCGGAGGACGGCGCGGGTGAGCCCGGACCCGTCGAACTTCGCGGGAACCACCGTCGTGCATGCGATACCGGCTGCCGCGGCACGTTCGAATACGGTCGGTGTGGGCTGCAGGACCTCGGGGACCAGCCGGGTGAGTTCGTCGCCCTTGTGGCCCGCCCGCCACGACAGCCAGTTGATCGTGCCCCGAACCTCCCGAACGTACGACTGGTAGCCCGTGATGCCGTGACCGCCGGACGGCAGTCCCGTGCCGAACGACGCGATGCTGGTGGCGGTCGTGGTGGGGAACCCCGCACGGATCGGCCGGCCGGTCAGGCTGTCGAGAAACGGCGCGCGCTCGCGGTGCCGGCGCAGATGGCTCCAGCCGAGGCCGTCGATCAGCATCACCACGGTGTGCCTGCTGCCGGGCAGGTGCAGCCGGTTGGGCTCGCCGGCGACACCCAGAGACGCGAGGACGGACGGCATGAGGTTGGACAGCGTGGGCTGCGAGTACACGTCGAGCGGGGGCGCCGTAACGGTCATGACTCCCACTATGGTCGAACAGGTCAGTGGATGCGGTGATACAGGTCCACCGGCTGGCCGTCGGAGGGGAACGGCAGCGAGGTGTAGTTCAGCGGAGCGACGTAGCCGGGGCTCACCCGCCAGTCGAATCGCTGCAACAGGTGGTGCATGACCGTCTTGATCTCGGCGCCCGCGAAGTGCATCCCCAGGCACTTGTGCACGCCGCCGCCGAACGGCTCCCACGCATACCGGTGGACCTTGTCCTCGCGGCGTTCGGGTGCGAACCGCTCGGGGTCGAACCGCTCCGGGTCGGGCCAGTACTCGGGCATGTGGTGGGTGAAGTGCACGACCACCGACATGTACGTGCCCTTCGGGATGT from Rhodococcus opacus B4 encodes:
- a CDS encoding HNH endonuclease family protein yields the protein MPRSAVPNTGSIITTIRTKWPWILAGLLVVVLVTMLSPDPDGTLASGTGPAAPSEATDAQQIQTAYTQLATLEVKGRAPKTGYDRELFGASWTDNVSVALGRNGCDTRNDILRRDLVDITSRDRTRDCVVQSGTLRDLYTGTIIAFTRGTKTSDAVQIDHVVALSDAWQKGAQLLDAQTRADLANDPRNLQAVDGPTNQRKSDADASTWLPPLAAYRCTYVARQVEVKVAYRLWVTPPERDAMAAVLTGCGAR
- a CDS encoding alkaline phosphatase family protein, producing MTVTAPPLDVYSQPTLSNLMPSVLASLGVAGEPNRLHLPGSRHTVVMLIDGLGWSHLRRHRERAPFLDSLTGRPIRAGFPTTTATSIASFGTGLPSGGHGITGYQSYVREVRGTINWLSWRAGHKGDELTRLVPEVLQPTPTVFERAAAAGIACTTVVPAKFDGSGLTRAVLRGGAFAGIHAYGDLIAHVVTAVRSGERTLTYCYLSEIDTLGHIYGPGSEPWLHQLELVDRLVERLAAELATAQPGAALHVTADHGMVTVDDADKIDFDATPALSDGVVALAGEPRCRHVHTKAGAAHDVTERWKSELGHRMWIGTRDEAVTAGLFGPAVRSEVQGRIGDVVAIAQGGVAVVRRKAESRLSALPGQHGALSDDELLIPLLHGTAT